GGTATGAATGTAAGACAGGAGAAGTCTGAGACTTGAGAAAAAAGGGAACAGGAAGCTGTGGTCACTCACCATGGGCTTTGCCCAAGAGAAGCTCTGGAGCCAGGTAATCTGGTGTACCCAGGATGGGTGCCCCTTCAACAGGCACGGGCCCTCTGCGGACACTCTTTGGCGTCCTGAAAGGGGTGTGAGAGGTGGCCTGCTGTGGTGTCTGAAATAGGCAAATTCCCCTGTCAGTTCACTCATTAACAAAGCCACAAGAGGTGACGTGATCAGGTATAAAAGTTATTGCCCATCACAATGCAGACTATGGCCAGAAGCACAGCAGGGCAAGGCATATACAATACATAAGACTTTAACAAGCCATACAATTATACCCAAaaattgggggtgggggggataaCCTTTAAATTACCATGTAACATTAATACACTGCGATATTGCAATATTCTGCCTGAGCGTTGTTTCCTTCCTCTAACCTGGAAGAGAGAGCTGCTGGAGCTGGTCTTCCTCCTCTGTACAGGAGTCACCGTCCCCGACAGGCTGTGGAAGGAGGGTGAGGCGGACATGTCCATCACGTCCGCAGACGCCAGGCTGAAGCGCGAGATGGCAGACACGTTGGACCTGTCGATGGAGCTGCAGTAACTCCTGAACACCACCACGTTGCGTGGCTTCAGTAGAGCAGGGGACCTCGGGACCCCACCGGACGGCAAAGGCCGAAACCCGGGCAACTGCTCCCGATTACCCCAGCCCGCCTTGGGGGTGCCCCTCCAGGGCGCGACGGCGGGGCCGCCCGCCCCCTCGTCCGCGTCCTCAAACGACGACGACAGAGAGCCGGCCTTCCGGGGCGCGGCCTGGCGGTCGCCGTTGGAGAGGGCGGACGTGTCTTCCAGAGAGCCGTCCGAGTCGAGGCTCAGGCTCCTCCTGGGGTCGTCCTCGGGGGAAGAGGCCAGGCTGGAGTCGGCCGACGCCCCGTCACCCTTGCAGCTTGGGTCCTCCAGCTCACTGAGCAGGTTCTTCGCCACGGGGGCCGAGGCGGCTTGGGGCGGCCCTTCACCGAAACCGCCGAGCTGGACGGCCGCAAACACCCCGGTCAGGCCGCTGCTGGAGCCGGTGGGGGCGTGGCAGAAGCGCTTGCTCTTGCCGTTGCTCTCCCCGTTCGCCTCGCTGCTGTGCTCAGGACTTCGCTCCACCTGCTCGAAGCCCCTTTTCAGAGCGGAGGTGGCCCGGGCGGGCAGCCGGGCCTCGGCGGTCTGGACGACGGAGGGCCGGGGGTGAGCAGATGAACACTCTGGTTTGCCGAGCGGGGAAGGTTTCCAAGGCAAGAGGCTCGGAGGGCATGCTCTCAGGTCCAGGTTGCCCAGAGGAGCCAGAGAAGAATCACGGCCGGGTTTTCTAAAACCCTGCACCTTTTCCCCGGGTAGATTAGAGGAAGGAAACGGATCACCCACTTTGTCAACTGCATCTCTCCCGTGTGGGTAAGGAATATTCTCGGTCTCTTCAATTTCCtaaaaacaatttcaaattaACAATAGAAATTACCACAGTATTTTGTTGTCATATGTGACATGCACACTACTCCACAACATGATTCCAATCTGTACTTCTTGGTGAAGAACATCTACAGAAAGAGAAGTATAGTTGAGATTTCAATCTTTCCAAGTTCCCCATCACAGCACTGTGTGATAGTTTGTATTACCTCTATATTCAttccaaataatatttttgtattatacaAGGCTTTCCTTTCCATTGTTTGCAAGGCTTTTGGTCTAGAACATTATGGGCAAGTTTCACTGACACACATTAAGCCTAGTTCTAgactaaattctattttgaataGAGGTGGTCCAAACAGAGCTGAATTTAGTTCAGCACTAAACCTAATTTGTCTCTGAAACCTGCTCTAAAAATGCCGACAGTATTACCCACCAGCTCATCCTCCCAAAGGGGGCTCACACAGTCTTCAGACTCCGTGGTAGAAGGGAAGAGACAGGATTGGCTACTGGCGCTTGATGTTTCGATCCTCTTCCTGGAGGTGAGGAGCCTCGGTGTCAAACTCCTGGCCAGAAGACCAGGACTGAACGTACTGCTGTGGGGGTCTGACCAAAATGCAGAATTTACATCAtaatttttatgaaaaatatttatatacgtaaaaaaaaaaaatgtatcaccaAAAGTCCTGAACCCTTTTCCATACTGGAGGAGACATTTCCTCTTGTTGCTTCCTTCTGGAGGCTATGTCTCATACTGCCAAACACTCAAATATCCAAAAGCAGGCTTAGTCTACAAACCTAGTTTCCAGCAGGGATACCATTAACATTCAGTGCCTTCCAAAATTATTTAGACCATGGATAAAGATGGGAATAGATTCATCAAATAATAcaagtattatttatttgaaaacattgCTCAAAGCAATTGGCATAAAAAATGTTGGGCATACAAAATAGATCATTGCCCATTATATTCCTTTAACACAGCCTTCTTTGTTCATCTTTATCAAGAacatgaatacatttggaggggagtgtatttaacttttattttccACAGGTTGTAATGAAAACCGTTCTGAAATATATTTCGCACAAGAACACTCACAGCACGCGTGGAGCTTTCTGTCGGCGCAGATGGGGGAGAAGAAGTGGTCCTTCTGTTTCATTATCACAGGTGAGAAGAAGGACCTTCTGCGCTGCTCCACTTTGCCGCAGGACATGGGGCTGGACACGGCCGAGGCGCTGCTGTGACGCTTGCCTTCCACCGCAGGAGTGTTCTTTCAGAAAAGGAAATGAGACGACGTAACCAAAACATAAGAATTCCCTGAGAAGGaaacttttatttcataatttcatttatttcacatctGCGAAATCATAATTTTTAGCATACTTTACATTTGAATctattgaaagtgaaaattgtACTCACAAGACCGAGGGAGCTTATCAATGACAAGACTTGACCAGGAGTACGGAAATAATCTTGTTTTGGCTTCACTAAGGAAGGTGTCGTCAGGATATCCACAAGATTCAACTCTGAGTAAAATTAGGCcgataaatgtataaattagcAGCTCAAACAGTAACACTCTTGGAAAATACTTTTAAAGCATCTTAACAATCCACAGCCAAAATGACCGTAGTTGTccatattgtattattatttgattGTCTTAGCAGACATAAGtgctgtgcatttatttcagcataataaaaaatacatgtatatacaaGTAGCAAAATACTACGAACCAAATGTCATTATTCCCAAATCAACACAGAACAGAATTCCACCAAGCCCTGCCCCATTCAGGGTTCGCACATGTAATAGAATCAGTAGCAAGTCGTGCGAAGATGGGGGCCTACTCTGATATAAAATCCAAAACTTAACACCAGCCCAGTTGCTTCAGAACCCACCTCGATCAAGCTTGACTTTGGAGAGGCCAAAATCTGTGAGCTTGATGTGTCCTTCGTTAGAGACGAGCATGTTGTCTGGTTTCAGATCTCTGAACAAAGAGATGGGattttaaaaaggtaataaTCCAGCAtccataatttttaaaaatcatgtaGCCTAAATATCCATTGTCCATGTGATTGGACAAACAAGGAGGTCATGTCCATATACCTGTGAATGATTCCGTGCCTGTGCAGATAGTCCAAAGCAAGAGCCACCTCTGACACGTACTTCATTGCCATGTCCTCCTCAaaatatccataaatatgaagaaGTGATTTAACATCCCCACCAATAAGATATTCCATCACCTGGtgatattaaaaaaagagaaataggTTAATGTTCATAAATAAAACCTACCAATTACACAACGATAATACTAGCAGAGTATAAACTATTAGCAAAGTAATAAACATTTGCAGCTAGCTACAACTGGAAAAACTTTTAGAAAAGGGTGCTGCAATCCAGGTT
The sequence above is a segment of the Conger conger chromosome 4, fConCon1.1, whole genome shotgun sequence genome. Coding sequences within it:
- the mastl gene encoding serine/threonine-protein kinase greatwall isoform X1 encodes the protein MEGEENPDGSALSTSSVHEAPRAPTIEDFIVLKPISRGAFGKVFLARKKLNSRLYAIKVVRKADMVDKNMTDQMKAERDALALSKSPFIVHLFYSLQTVTKVYLVMEYLIGGDVKSLLHIYGYFEEDMAMKYVSEVALALDYLHRHGIIHRDLKPDNMLVSNEGHIKLTDFGLSKVKLDRELNLVDILTTPSLVKPKQDYFRTPGQVLSLISSLGLNTPAVEGKRHSSASAVSSPMSCGKVEQRRRSFFSPVIMKQKDHFFSPICADRKLHACYPHSSTFSPGLLARSLTPRLLTSRKRIETSSASSQSCLFPSTTESEDCVSPLWEDELEIEETENIPYPHGRDAVDKVGDPFPSSNLPGEKVQGFRKPGRDSSLAPLGNLDLRACPPSLLPWKPSPLGKPECSSAHPRPSVVQTAEARLPARATSALKRGFEQVERSPEHSSEANGESNGKSKRFCHAPTGSSSGLTGVFAAVQLGGFGEGPPQAASAPVAKNLLSELEDPSCKGDGASADSSLASSPEDDPRRSLSLDSDGSLEDTSALSNGDRQAAPRKAGSLSSSFEDADEGAGGPAVAPWRGTPKAGWGNREQLPGFRPLPSGGVPRSPALLKPRNVVVFRSYCSSIDRSNVSAISRFSLASADVMDMSASPSFHSLSGTVTPVQRRKTSSSSSLFQTPQQATSHTPFRTPKSVRRGPVPVEGAPILGTPDYLAPELLLGKAHVSGIVNCDFMVDWWALGVCLFEFLTGVPPFNDETPQLVFQNILNRDVPWPDGEEELSHNARNAIEILLTMDMTRRAGLKELKGHALFEGLDWENLQNQVMPFIPQPEDETDTSYFEARNKAQHLAVSGFSL
- the mastl gene encoding serine/threonine-protein kinase greatwall isoform X2 gives rise to the protein MEGEENPDGSALSTSSVHEAPRAPTIEDFIVLKPISRGAFGKVFLARKKLNSRLYAIKVVRKADMVDKNMTDQMKAERDALALSKSPFIVHLFYSLQTVTKVYLVMEYLIGGDVKSLLHIYGYFEEDMAMKYVSEVALALDYLHRHGIIHRDLKPDNMLVSNEGHIKLTDFGLSKVKLDRELNLVDILTTPSLVKPKQDYFRTPGQVLSLISSLGLNTPAVEGKRHSSASAVSSPMSCGKVEQRRRSFFSPVIMKQKDHFFSPICADRKLHACYPHSSTFSPGLLARSLTPRLLTSRKRIETSSASSQSCLFPSTTESEDCVSPLWEDELEIEETENIPYPHGRDAVDKVGDPFPSSNLPGEKVQGFRKPGRDSSLAPLGNLDLRACPPSLLPWKPSPLGKPECSSAHPRPSVVQTAEARLPARATSALKRGFEQVERSPEHSSEANGESNGKSKRFCHAPTGSSSGLTGVFAAVQLGGFGEGPPQAASAPVAKNLLSELEDPSCKGDGASADSSLASSPEDDPRRSLSLDSDGSLEDTSALSNGDRQAAPRKAGSLSSSFEDADEGAGGPAVAPWRGTPKAGWGNREQLPGFRPLPSGGVPRSPALLKPRNVVVFRSYCSSIDRSNVSAISRFSLASADVMDMSASPSFHSLSGTVTPVQRRKTSSSSSLFQTPQQATSHTPFRTPKSVRRGPVPVEGAPILGTPDYLAPELLLGKAHDFMVDWWALGVCLFEFLTGVPPFNDETPQLVFQNILNRDVPWPDGEEELSHNARNAIEILLTMDMTRRAGLKELKGHALFEGLDWENLQNQVMPFIPQPEDETDTSYFEARNKAQHLAVSGFSL
- the mastl gene encoding serine/threonine-protein kinase greatwall isoform X3; this translates as MVDKNMTDQMKAERDALALSKSPFIVHLFYSLQTVTKVYLVMEYLIGGDVKSLLHIYGYFEEDMAMKYVSEVALALDYLHRHGIIHRDLKPDNMLVSNEGHIKLTDFGLSKVKLDRELNLVDILTTPSLVKPKQDYFRTPGQVLSLISSLGLNTPAVEGKRHSSASAVSSPMSCGKVEQRRRSFFSPVIMKQKDHFFSPICADRKLHACYPHSSTFSPGLLARSLTPRLLTSRKRIETSSASSQSCLFPSTTESEDCVSPLWEDELEIEETENIPYPHGRDAVDKVGDPFPSSNLPGEKVQGFRKPGRDSSLAPLGNLDLRACPPSLLPWKPSPLGKPECSSAHPRPSVVQTAEARLPARATSALKRGFEQVERSPEHSSEANGESNGKSKRFCHAPTGSSSGLTGVFAAVQLGGFGEGPPQAASAPVAKNLLSELEDPSCKGDGASADSSLASSPEDDPRRSLSLDSDGSLEDTSALSNGDRQAAPRKAGSLSSSFEDADEGAGGPAVAPWRGTPKAGWGNREQLPGFRPLPSGGVPRSPALLKPRNVVVFRSYCSSIDRSNVSAISRFSLASADVMDMSASPSFHSLSGTVTPVQRRKTSSSSSLFQTPQQATSHTPFRTPKSVRRGPVPVEGAPILGTPDYLAPELLLGKAHVSGIVNCDFMVDWWALGVCLFEFLTGVPPFNDETPQLVFQNILNRDVPWPDGEEELSHNARNAIEILLTMDMTRRAGLKELKGHALFEGLDWENLQNQVMPFIPQPEDETDTSYFEARNKAQHLAVSGFSL